The following are encoded together in the Ictalurus punctatus breed USDA103 chromosome 1, Coco_2.0, whole genome shotgun sequence genome:
- the ceacam1 gene encoding carcinoembryonic antigen-related cell adhesion molecule 1, translated as MDRKEASKEPFLNLSSTMESKCFCCFATIITIYIRGVSSLSLTSSANPLAVGENVTLTLNPQMSISAGTWMLDGKVLVFWYPDTFIVSDSYKGQISFNLSTSQISVYSVQVNNSGLYVLQGMTPPVSAELKLSVQEPITNVSLTVSKTNLVEFNESVTFTCTARGTALVFSWYNGSYEVTTAKVQLINDGTGLIISNTTRYDSGPFRCSVANGISNGTSGSISLNVSYGPSNLTMTFLPNMMGYISGSNITLSCSCESKPAALFQWSYNGISFNITSPTFQLTSATQNQTGVYVCTAQNTVTLRYATVTRTISIIDPISAAPMVSAGEPPIFNNSFALNCDITGPVDSVYWIKDGVYLFPDSRLSLSNQNKTLTFNQLTLSDNGKYQCVASNAVSNVTSMAYYLIVNYGPWFTRISGPDNAEVGSNVTLNCSASSQPASQYSWFFQGSKVAEGSVYQDNSLSINSSGEYTCLAHNNFTGINSSATWNLTVIVGISSVVVTPSTLIPLASKDMQLFCNVSGLFKSIQWLKDNQILNTTVTNSIYMNDTTVEFHPLQITDDGSYQCVATNTFRPHVSLPYHLIVNYGPVDVTITADIKATIVLKCNAKSQPPSVYHWFFNNTFIKEDAMLVLSLMSPLCNNYTCVAINPVTNQTLSTSYVISEHNAAPPLQTSVLLTALCALVLPVLMLLKPF; from the exons ATGGACCGTAAAGAAGCAAGTAAGGAACCTTTCCTAAATCTGAGTTCCACAATGGAGTCTAAATGTTTCTGTTGCTTCGCCACTATCATCACTATCTACATAAGAG GTGTTTCCTCTCTGAGTCTGACTTCATCTGCGAATCCTCTGGCTGTTGGAGAAAATGTCACTCTTACTCTAAATCCTCAGATGAGTATCTCTGCTGGCACTTGGATGTTAGATGGGAAAGTCCTGGTGTTCTGGTACCCGGATACATTTATAGTCAGTGATAGTTACAAAGGGCAAATATCTTTCAACTTGTCCACAAGTCAGATCTCTGTGTATTCAGTACAAGTGAACAATTCTGGTCTCTATGTACTGCAAGGCATGACCCCACCTGTAAGCGCAGAACTTAAACTTTCTGTTCAGG AGCCAATCACGAATGTTTCTCTGACAGTAAGTAAAACAAATCTGGTGGAGTTTAATGAGAGTGTCACGTTCACCTGCACTGCCCGTGGCACAGCATTAGTGTTCTCATGGTATAATGGCAGCTATGAGGTCACAACAGCCAAAGTTCAACTCATTAATGATGGAACTGGTCTGATTATTAGCAATACAACCAGATATGACAGTGGGCCTTTCAGGTGTTCCGTGGCGAACGGCATCAGTAATGGAACAAGCGGGTCAATTTCCCTCAATGTCAGCT ATGGTCCCAGCAACCTGACAATGACATTTCTGCCAAACATGATGGGATACATTTCAGGATCAAACATCACTTTGTCCTGTTCTTGTGAATCCAAACCTGCAGCATTATTCCAATGGTCCTACAATGGCATTTCTTTTAATATAACCAGCCCAACCTTCCAGCTTACCAGTGCCACTCAGAACCAGACAGGAGTTTATGTCTGCACTGCTCAAAACACAGTGACTCTCAGATATGCCACAGTCACCAGAACCATCAGCATCATTG accCAATATCCGCTGCTCCAATGGTGTCTGCTGGTGAACCACCAATATTCAATAATTCATTTGCCCTGAATTGTGACATCACGGGACCTGTGGACTCTGTTTATTGGATTAAGGACGGCGTGTACCTATTTCCTGACAGCCGACTTTCTCTCTCCAACCAAAACAAGACGCTCACATTTAATCAGCTCACTCTCTCTGATAATGGAAAATACCAGTGTGTAGCAAGCAACGCTGTGAGCAATGTGACCAGCATGGCCTACTATCTAATAGTTAATT ATGGTCCATGGTTCACTAGGATTTCTGGCCCAGACAATGCTGAAGTAGGTTCTAATGTGACACTAAATTGCTCTGCTTCCTCTCAACCTGCCAGTCAATACAGCTGGTTCTTCCAAGGTTCTAAAGTGGCGGAGGGCTCTGTGTATCAGGATAACTCTCTTTCAATAAACAGCAGTGGGGAATACACTTGCCTAGCCCACAATAACTTCACAGGAATAAACAGCAGTGCTACATGGAATTTAACTGTCATTG tGGGCATTTCCTCAGTGGTGGTGACTCCCAGCACTCTCATCCCTCTGGCCTCCAAGGATATGCAGCTCTTTTGTAACGTGTCTGGCCTTTTTAAAAGCATCCAGTGGCTAAAAGACAACCAGATATTAAATACAACAGTCACAAACTCCATTTATATGAATGACACCACTGTAGAGTTCCACCCTCTTCAGATCACTGATGATGGATCATATCAGTGTGTTGCCACAAATACTTTTCGACCACATGTTAGCCTGCCTTACCATCTAATAGTTAATT ATGGGCCAGTAGACGTGACTATAACAGCTGACATCAAGGCCACCATTGTCTTAAAGTGTAATGCAAAGTCTCAGCCACCAAGTGTTTACCACTGGTTCTTTAACAACACTTTCATTAAAGAAGATGCCATGTTAGTTTTATCATTAATGTCTCCTCTCTGTAACAACTACACCTGTGTGGCCATAAACCCCGTGACCAATCAAACATTGTCAACTTCCTATGTTATTTCAG AACATAATGCAGCACCTCCTCTTCAGACTAGCGTGTTGCTGACTGCCTTGTGTGCTCTTGTTCTTCCTGTATTAATGTTGCTGAAGCCCTTCTGA
- the zgc:158701 gene encoding uncharacterized protein zgc:158701 isoform X1, whose translation MKFVMLLLVFTAMVGFSALCQAVIDSQVSDKNVTASSGDAVGSADVTSHTRSTKQRSANCVCAGRSKARRGCQCKMNNFKYGLSPEERVLCLNKGIRNYKKCKTVILKTVRTKEDPKQISIPM comes from the exons ATGAAATTTGTGATGCTTCTGCTGGTCTTCACTGCCATGGTGGGCTTCAGTGCTCTTTGCCAAG cagttattgactcccaagtATCAGACAAAAACG TGACAGCCAGTTCAGGAGATGCAGTTGGATCTGCTGATGTTACCAGTCACACCAGATCCACCAAGCAGAGAAGTGCAAACTGTGTCTGTGCAG GAAGAAGTAAAGCACGGAGAGGGTGTCAGtgcaaaatgaataattttaaat ATGGACTCAGTCCAGAGGAGAGGGTCCTGTGCTTAAATAAAGGCATTCGAAATTACAAAAAATGCAAGACTGTGATTCTCAAGACTGTGAGAACCAAGGAGGATCCCAAACAAATTAGTATCCCAATGTAA
- the zgc:158701 gene encoding uncharacterized protein zgc:158701 isoform X2, with amino-acid sequence MKFVMLLLVFTAMVGFSALCQVIDSQVSDKNVTASSGDAVGSADVTSHTRSTKQRSANCVCAGRSKARRGCQCKMNNFKYGLSPEERVLCLNKGIRNYKKCKTVILKTVRTKEDPKQISIPM; translated from the exons ATGAAATTTGTGATGCTTCTGCTGGTCTTCACTGCCATGGTGGGCTTCAGTGCTCTTTGCCAAG ttattgactcccaagtATCAGACAAAAACG TGACAGCCAGTTCAGGAGATGCAGTTGGATCTGCTGATGTTACCAGTCACACCAGATCCACCAAGCAGAGAAGTGCAAACTGTGTCTGTGCAG GAAGAAGTAAAGCACGGAGAGGGTGTCAGtgcaaaatgaataattttaaat ATGGACTCAGTCCAGAGGAGAGGGTCCTGTGCTTAAATAAAGGCATTCGAAATTACAAAAAATGCAAGACTGTGATTCTCAAGACTGTGAGAACCAAGGAGGATCCCAAACAAATTAGTATCCCAATGTAA
- the pafah1b3 gene encoding platelet-activating factor acetylhydrolase IB subunit gamma: protein MSSGDSNPAATPTPCDDIHGDGRWISLHNRFVSDSKGKEPDVLFVGDSLVQLMHEFEVWRNLFSPLHSLNFGIGGDATQHVLWRLTNGELDHICPKVVVLWVGTNNHGHTPEQICGGIMAIVNVINKHLPQTHVLVLGVLPRGKSPNPLRERNARVNTLVQAELASLSYASLLDVDPGFVQSDGSISHQDLYDYLHLTAQAYQKVCQPIYTRIKALLETHTP from the exons ATGAGCAGCGGAGATAGCAATCCTGCAGCCACCCCCACCCCCTGTGATGACATACACGGTGATGGACGATGGATATCACTG CACAATCGTTTTGTGTCAGACAGTAAAGGGAAAGAACCGGACGTGCTCTTTGTTGGAGACTCTCTTGTCCAACTAATGCATGAGTTTGAG GTGTGGAGAAATCTGTTCTCTCCACTCCATTCTCTGAATTTTGGGATTGGTGGTGATGCAACACAGCATGTCCTATGGAGACTCACTAATGGAGAACTGGACCATATCTGCCCCAAG GTGGTAGTGTTGTGGGTGGGCACTAATAATCATGGCCACACCCCTGAGCAGATCTGTGGAGGCATCATGGCCATCGTAAACGTGATCAACAAGCACCTTCCTCAAACTCACGTTCTTGTACTG GGTGTTTTGCCCAGAGGCAAGAGTCCGAACCCACTGCGAGAGCGCAATGCGCGGGTGAACACCCTGGTGCAGGCTGAGTTGGCATCTCTCTCCTATGCCTCACTTCTGGACGTGGATCCTGGATTCGTCCAATCAGATGGCTCAATCTCCCACCAGGACCTATACGACTATCTCCACCTCACTGCACAGGCCTATCAGAAAGTGTGTCAGCCGATATACACACGCATTAAAGCTctgttagaaacacacacaccctga